The Pleuronectes platessa chromosome 11, fPlePla1.1, whole genome shotgun sequence DNA segment CAATGCAAAGTGGATTTCTTTCCTCACTTCTTTCTGTAGGACAACAAAGCCACGAACATGTTTGGAATGGACCACATGCTGAAAGATGGCTGGAGCGGCTTCTACAGTCAGGGCTACATGTACTTCGACAACTGCTCCACCCTCTTCATGCCGAGGGTGCGTTGACATACAACCGAAAAAGAACCTAAACAGAGGATTGAACATTTCTGTTTAACCTCATTCGTTCGTCTTGTGCTTTTCTTATTTACATCTTTGCTCTGTCCTCCCGCCCAGGTCTATTATCCTGACTTCAACCCATATCAGCCCCTAACCAGCCCAAAGGTGAGTCACTGATCCAGCTGATGTACACCCCTGAAAAAGGAATCGACCCCTTGACCCacccttttttttactgttcttTTTAGAGTGACCCATCAAATCAGAGTTTCATTTGGCCTGACAAACCGGTAAGACGggatttcagtactttttacacgaATGTTTAAAATCTCTATTTTTCCAGAGgtcaaactgtgtgtttttttaacactAATGATAATTTTCCAGGACATCAGTGCAGTGGCCAAAGCCTGGGAGGACAGTCCCTATCTGTTCATAGTGAAGGTGCAGCCCATGTTCCGTGGAGGTGACGATGAGGACATTGGCACCGAGCAGCTCAACTTTGCTTTCACGAGTGAGAAAAGACCCCGTTTGTTTCTCTTCAAGAGCGTTTGAGTCTTTCATGTTCACTCATTAGGAAAATCGGTTTAGAAAAGAGAATAATAATGATAGTAGCCACGAAGAATATTTCTTTTTAAGTGACTCTGATTTGTGTCAGCGCAAGTGGTTTATTTGAGTTTCCTCTCCCCAGTGAAAGTGGAGATGAAGGGACCACATGACTACTCCTCCCCAGCAGACTGGCCACTCATGATGGTATGTACTTTAAGTTACACTTGAGGAAATGACTCGGACAAAACTCACCCTAGGAATATACTCTCATAGTCCACAGCTTCAAAAAGGAGAATATTGGTCTTCAGAAATCAAATCATATACTTTGCAAACAGCTTTTTATTGACAAAACTTCTcaatattcttcttcttcttcttctgtccgtCCCAGTTCTTCATGATCATGTGCATTGTGTACGTCCTGTTCGGGGCTGTCTGGCTCTTCTGGTGCGCCTGCTACTGGAGAGATCTGTTGAGGATTCAGTTCTGGATCGGCGGCGTCATCATCCTCGGCATGCTGGAGAAAGCTGTGTTTTACTCCGAGTACCAGAGCATCCGTTACAAAGGAGACTACGGTCCGTTTCCTTCTGCTGTTTTGATTTTCTCTTCACGTGGGtctcaaacattttcattaatttggcTGTGTTTTATCTCCTCTCAGTTCAAGGTGCTGTGATTTTTGCTGAGCTGCTCTCTGCACTCAAAAGATCTTTGGCTCGAATCCTGGTGCTCATTGTCAGTCTCGGGTATGGGATAGTCAAGTAAGTTTAATTTTTCTCAACATTTTCAAGTAGTTGCATTTGAAAAGAAACTGGTATTGTTAAATTGAACTCTGTGGGTTTCCGTACTTGTGTAGGCCCATGCTGGGGACCACGGTGCACCGGCTGGCAGCCGTGGGGCTTCTCTACCTGCTTTTCTCCTCTGTGGAGGGAGTCCTGAGAGTGACGGGTGTAAGTATCAACTGTCATCATGATAATTTTCCTTTCAACCGTCAGCTCTCAACTGGTTCCTAAATCAACAATGATATGCAGATGATTATCCAACATATggaaatttaaacttttcttgAGCAGCCACATCTGAAACAGAAACGTAACAGAGGAGCAGCCACGGAAACTCACCTTGTTTTGATAAAGAAGTcagtaaataataattatttagcCATTATCTGATTTCATACTAAAGCCAGATGAAGACAGAGTAAGAGGAGCTGTTCACATTGGAAATCAGCTAAAATTACCTTTTTAGTTTTGGTGAACGGCCTCTGTCTGCTTTGACCTGAATGTCTTGAGACCCGGTGAATAGCCAGTTGAatacttttattctgaaagagcAGCAGTAGGACATGCTTTATTTGCATAAGGTGATAACTAAAGAGTGACCACTGATGTCTGTGTGATCAAATTTAAATTGTGTCTAGCGTGTGTGAGTTGAAAGGAATTTGAATGACATATATTGGAATCTGTAGCACTTACAATAAAAATGATTGCGCTGAGAGCTCACTCGATTAATTGGATCCATTTAATGGCTTTAATTCTGACCATTCATTTAATGTGAGTCTTAAAGACTACAGCTTTCCATTGTCTGCAACTCGGTAGCTTCAGattacagcaggagatttttgtTTCACAGATCCTGATAGTAGACACACCAGCCATCTAAACTAACTATTTCAGAGAGGAAAGATATTTTACCATTTATACTTAACTTCTAAGCCTTAAATATCAATTCCCCAATGGCCACAGTTGAATTTTATTCaggcaaaaataaaatgaagacactgttctttttttaactaGATTAGctggtggtgttttttttatataaaagccCAGCGCAGCTTTCAAGGCACGCCGAATAAGTAGGTTTGATtttgagtggggggggggggggacaaaggagagaggaggttaTCCAGGGATTCAGTCTCCGGAAGGCAGAGAAGTGATGATAATAGGAAATGACAATTTTGATCCAGGAGTGATTTTTCAAATAGAGCCGGAGACGCTGCAGCAATTTTCAAAAGGTCATGAAAACAGAaacttaaacaaacaaacaagagatacgagggacagggagagggatgaagagagcCGGTGCACTTTGGTGAGCAGATGTGTTTTGTCAGGAGACTTAAATCTTCACCAGATTCCAACAGAGGACAAGCTTTTTTAGAAAATACAACTTCCCTAAGGACAAAGtgattctcttctctctcagtcactatcacacacacacatggtctttgtgtctttgtgtatttttgaaCGCAAATGCATCCTGGGCCACAATGAAGGACGTTGAATCGAACTTCTGTTTCATAAagaactgaaaatgtttttgcaCTTTCGGTGCATTGATTTGATTGTGGCGGTCGGCCGCAATATTAACAGAGACCATCATGTATTGATTCTGTATTTTGTTACCATTTGAAATGGgttatttcaacacacacacacacacacacacacacacacacacacacacacacatctgcacaaaACACATTGTCAGACTGGCTAAAAGCAACAttgctttttgtcttttcaaacaGCAATGAAGTAAGGTATGTGTTTATCTGCAAATAGATCTGATCACATGTGCTCACCATAGACTGGATGATAAGATGGACAACTTATTCACATTATACAGTaaagaagccaaaatatcccagatataaGTGCTGCCATCTTCAgtcaactaattaaaaccaatctCACTTTCAGCAAAATAAAGTCTAcctaaaaagacagaaaccattTATTTGAGTGGTGTGTATTTTTCtgccatccactaacatggaggaggtggcgtTTTTTGAGCGATTCTCTTTAGCTTCACCTGTGGGCATCTGTCTGTGGGGGCCACTCAGTGCATGTTGTGACACACTGTGACTTGTGATTGAAGACTCATGTTAACGGGTCTGTCTTGTGACCCCTgtctctcgtctcctctctctcagggTTTCTATGGGACGGTTGCCCTGGTTGCTAATCTCAGCCTCTCCCTCATCGACTCCTGTGTCATGTGGTGGATATCCTTTACTCGAGCAGCGCCATTGAAAAACTCCTGAGGCTTAGCAGTATATGCTCTGCAGATATAAGCCTTTAATCTCGCTCATtctaatgtacacacacaacacgttcTCCTTAACTTACATCTACATTTTCATCAGCCTGTCCCAAACCACTCGTCTCTTGAAGCTCCGCAGGAACATAGTGAAGCTGTCTTTGTATCAGCACTTCACCAACACGCTCATCTTCTCCGTTCTGGGTGAGTTAAGAGAAAgtcttctgtctctgctctcggCTCCTCGAGGGCGAGAAGAGAAATGGGATGTTAACGCAGAAGCAGCTGCTACGTGATGATCAGTTCACTTTCAGAAACCGACTGATGcatgtttcagtttgtgttgtttggaaATGTAACCTGCAAGTTGCAGTAAACAGAATCACTTTGGGAAATACTTCTACTTTGTTTACTCATGGAGATAAAAAGACTCAAagctggagccaaacaaatgtTAGTTTTCCTGGACTTGAAGATAAAGCATGTATCTCACATAACAAACTATTGCTTTAACATATCTGCCCCATTCTGCTTCAGTGTGCACCTCATGTATTTCAATCATGTAAATGCATTTATGTTCTTGTCAACCCTCTGGCTTCAGTGACCTTTTGCTCAGCGTCTAATTCTGGGAGGTTTCCTCTGTTGTTACTAAGCATTTGCATATTGTTTGCAGCCGTCAGAATGAAACCCGTGTTTACTCTCTGTCCTCAGCTtctatcatcttcatcatctggaccaCCAAGGTCTTCAAGCTGGTAGACTGCCAGACGgtcagtttgttttctgttacCGATTGATGGTTGCGTTGTGTTGCCGTTCTTCTCAGCGAGGTTTCCGTCTCCTGTTTACACAGAAATGGAAAGTTTAAGTTTTCATTTCAGCTGGATAGAAGCCATCTCTTTATTCTCTGGATTCTGTTTCCATCCTGTCCCCAGGGCTGGAGGGACCTGTGGGTAGATGATGCCTTCTGGCGTCTCCTGTTCTCCACCATTCTGCTGGTCATCATGGTTCTGCTGCGGCCGTCTGCCAacagtcagaggtcagaggccaACTGGAGTCCACAAACTTCCTTTTATATACAGAGTGAACATAATTCAGCGTtttgttctccttcctcttAGGTTCTCCCACTCCCCTTTGATTGATGAAGAcgacgatgaggaggaggccAAGGAGCCCATGCTGAATGAGGCTTTTGGTAAGACTTCCTTTCTTCCATTGCAAGACCAGCAAAGCGTTTGGCCGGAGGCTGCTTACTATTGAGAACATCTGCGTCAGATAGTGTTTGGAATATTAATGCATGTTGTGTTAGTGCAGGTCAGATGCTCAACAACCAGGGAAATAACTGTTTAAATTGACTTTTAGATAAATCTTGTGCCACAGCAGCCCAGCGTCCGAGCTAACAACCTCCCTGGTGACCTTATAGAGATTAATAtgatgtgtgtttaatgttattATTGCTCCTTCAGTTTGACACAGCAACCctaaatgtgaaaatgattGTGTCCCAGTTTCTTCTGATGCCATATTTAAACTTACCATAGTTAATTACATCCACTTATCTGCAAATCATCCAGACAAACTTTGTCAGTTGTGGTGTAATGTTATATAATCCAGTGTCATCAAGGCCACGATCTAAATCTGTTCACGCAGACATGTCAAGAAGAGATTAGTTTAAAAAGCTCAGAGCTCATTCATATTCAACATTTTGAAATCTAATTATGTTAAAATCATGTCATTGACTTTCATGTCGTCTCAGTTGACTCTGGTCTTTTCTTCTTTCAGAGGGAATGAAGATGAGGGGCTCAAAGCCTGAAAGTAATGGATCTCAGAAACTGTTGAGTAAAGAGGTTTGTTGACTGTCATCATCTCTCTTTCATCCATTCACTGTTATTCTCATGCATGATTTAACACTTTTCCATTTCTTAACAGGATGAAGACCTTAAATGGGTCGAGGAGAACATTCCTACGACTGTTGCTGATGTGTAAGTAGTAAATTTAAATTTGAGTGATCCCTGTGACGTCATGGTTGCATGGAAAATATCCCATAAtggtttcactggtttcacCAGTACAGCGTTTTGCTTAAACACTGCCTGGAATTTGTGAGAATAAGCAATTGGTTTAAAACTGTGATTCTTTTTAATCTCAGCTCCTGTTAGTTTATTAATGTAGATtacagaattataaaaaaatacactgtTCATACTCAGAATCAGTCAAGCTATAGAGTTCCTTATTTAAactctgctttctctctccGTACAGAGCTCTCCCCGTAATGCTGGACGAGGAAGAGGTAAAGACTCTTCTTACTTTCTTCTTTTGAAAAT contains these protein-coding regions:
- the LOC128450709 gene encoding transmembrane protein 87A, producing MTDARRLHLLLLASVLRLGAAAEVSVWSVDINPTQNAVFRKTLYANTTISMKFQGDLASCERNLAFNISWYLRSSVCYNEVFNTPDNKATNMFGMDHMLKDGWSGFYSQGYMYFDNCSTLFMPRVYYPDFNPYQPLTSPKSDPSNQSFIWPDKPDISAVAKAWEDSPYLFIVKVQPMFRGGDDEDIGTEQLNFAFTMKVEMKGPHDYSSPADWPLMMFFMIMCIVYVLFGAVWLFWCACYWRDLLRIQFWIGGVIILGMLEKAVFYSEYQSIRYKGDYVQGAVIFAELLSALKRSLARILVLIVSLGYGIVKPMLGTTVHRLAAVGLLYLLFSSVEGVLRVTGGFYGTVALVANLSLSLIDSCVMWWIFISLSQTTRLLKLRRNIVKLSLYQHFTNTLIFSVLASIIFIIWTTKVFKLVDCQTGWRDLWVDDAFWRLLFSTILLVIMVLLRPSANSQRFSHSPLIDEDDDEEEAKEPMLNEAFEGMKMRGSKPESNGSQKLLSKEDEDLKWVEENIPTTVADVALPVMLDEEEEILKTKMERSKME